CCGCGGGGCGGGGCGGGTGGTGTCCGCGAGCACGAAAACGCGGCCGTGGAGGGAGGCCGCGAGGCGGCGGGCCTCTGCGCGCAGGGCTTCCTCCGGGTGCAGGCCTTCATAGCCGGGGTGGGCGTCGATTGCGGCGGGGAAGGATTGCCGGCGCGCTGATCCGGCCTGCCAGTAGAACTCGACGGGCTTGCGGGTGAGGCGGCAGAAAACGACCGTGTCGGAAGCGGAAGCGGCGGCGAGTTGGCGGGCGGCGTCGAGGCTCGTGCAGGCTGTCTGCGAGGCTGGCCAGTAGATCCACGCCGCGCCCGCCGCCATTGCGGCCACGGGCCAGACTCCGGCTGCGGGGCCGCCCAAGGGCGCCAGAGCGGCCGCCATGAAGGGCGCCGCGATGATGGTGAACCGCGACTTGAAGACGGGTTTCCAGAGCGAGATGACGCCGGGCAGCACGAGCGCGAGGAGGAAGGCCGCGGCGGCTGCGCGCGCCTCGCGGGGCCAGGGCGCAACCGCGGCGCGCCGCTGGAATGCCAGAGCCAGCAGGGCCGCAGGGAGCGCAGCTGCGACAAAGACGGCGTGAGCGCCCGCCGTTTCCGCCCATTTCAGAAAATCGACCGGCTGGACCCAGGCCAGATGCTGGGGCCGCTGCGTCACCTGCTCCCACGCAGCGCGGCCCCAGACGAGCGCCCAGAGGGCCAGCCCTGCCGACCACTCCGGCAGGAGGCGGACCGCGGAGCGGCCGTGGACGAGCACAAGCCACAGGACGAGGGCTGCGAGGAAGATGCCGAAGAAATGGTGCGTCAACTGGCCTGCCGCAACGGAAGCCGCAGCCAGGACGGAACAGGCGCGGCCGCCCTCCCTGAGCCGGCGATCCGAGGCCAGCCATGCAAGAACGCAGAGGCAGACCAGCATGGCGTACATGCGGCCGTAGGCCGCCATCACCAGCAGGATTCCATTGGCGGCCAGAAACCAGGACGCCCAACCGCGGCCCGGGACTGACGGGGGCAGCAGCAGTCCGGCCATGATCAGGGCTGTCGCCGCCATGAGGAGCGAAAACAGGCGCAGGGAGACGAGGGTGAAGCCGGACAGCTCGAGCCAGATCTTGACCGCTGCATAGTACAGAGGGGGGTGCACATCGGCCCGGAGGTGGGCCCAGAGGGCGGGCCAGTCCAGCCGGGCGGCCTCGAGCGTAAAGACTTCGTCGGACTGGACCGGCGCTGCCAGCTTCGCCGCCATCACGGCGAGCAGCGCAGCGGCGGCGGCCAGCGGCGGGGACCAGGCGAGCGCACGATGCCTCACATCCCTCAATCGGCGGTTGGATGGCCGGCCATTAGCGGAGCCGTCCGACGGGCTGAGGCCGTGCCGGATGGCAGCCGGCGGAGCCGCCCGGGTCAGGAAGGAGGGGCAGGTCCCACGGAAGGAGGGTTTTCCCCGATGATTCACTTCAACCTTGCCCTCAGGGCTATTTCGTAGTAAGATCAGACATCAATGCATGTCGGGCAACTGGTTCTCTGATCGCATCATGCATTTGGAGGAGACAATGAAAACCATCGTCTTGATGCTGGCGGCCGCCCTCGGGGCGCAGGCCGCAGTGATCACTCTCAACAATCACGGCTTCGAGCTGGGGAACGCTTCTGGGTGGACGACGTCCGGAATCGTCAACGTGCAGGCAACGGCGACGATCGCGGCCGGGCCGAATACGTGGCTTTACGGACCGGCGGGCAGTTTTATGGCCGTGTTGAGCGCTGGCGAAGGATTCGACATGCCTTCGGTCGCCTCGCTTGAGACATTTTTCGGAGTGACGCCCGGTCTGTTGTCGGGAGGCTTGCCGCCGGGCACAGCCACGGTTGGATCGGGCATTTATCAGGATTTCTCCGGCAACGCCGGGGACACGGTGAGGATGTATTGGGCTTATGCCGCCACGGACTACGCGCCTTATAACGACCCGGCCTTTGTGGTCGTGACGGGTCCGGGCGTGGAGCAGCTGACAGTCCTCGCCAGCATTGATAACGGCGGCATCACCGTGGGTTCGTACGGCGCGACTGGGTGGCAGTCCTTCATTTATACGTTGCCCGCCACTGGCGCCTACCGGCTGGGGTTCGGGGTAGTGAACACCGGAGACTCCATTGTTCCCGGGTATCTCCTGCTGGACAACGCCGCAGGAACTTTTTCGGGTGAGATTCCCGAACCAGGCGCATTCGTTCTGGTGGGGGCGGGTCTGCTGGCATTGGGCGCACTGCGGCTGCGCCGGACCGCAGCGTGAGTCTCCGGCGCTCCCGTCGATAGAGGCAGTCCGCGCGCCGCTGCGATAGAATTCCCCTGGCACAGGAAGACTGTCATGAAAGCGCGGCGCGAATTTCTGAAGACGGCGTCAGCCGGCCTGCTGGTGGTTTCGCCGGAGACGGCGTTCACTTACCAGGCGAATTCGACTGTCGAAGTGGGCATCGTCGGCTGCGGCGGACGGGGCAACTGGATTGGTCCGTTCTTCCCGGAATACGCCGGCGCGCGCGTGGTGGCGCTGGCTGACGTGCAGAAGGCGAATCTCGAATCCACGGCGGAAAAGCTGAAAGTGGACAGGAGCCGGGCGTATCTGGGACCGGACGCCTATGCGAGGCTCGCCGAGTCGAAGCTTGACGCGGTGGTGATCGAGACGCCCACCATTTACCATCCCGAGCAGGGGCTGGCGGCGGTGCGGGCGGGCAAGCATGTTTTCATGGCGAAGCCCGTCGCCGTGGACGTGCCTGGATGCCGCACGGTGCTTGAGAGCGGCGATCTGGCGCGCAAGAAAGGGCTCTCCTTCTGGGTGGATTTCCAGAGCCGAGCCCGGGATGTGTACAAGGAGACCGTGGAGCGCGTGCGGCGCGGCGATATCGGCAAGCCGGCTTTCGCCGAGGTGCACTATTTCGCCGGGCGTCCGTGGAAAGACAAGGGCACGCCGGAGATGGATCCTGGCCAGCGGCGGATCCTGAACTGGTTCGGAGACCGCGTGCTGAGCGGCGACATCATTGTCGAGCAGAACATCCACGTGATCGACATCGCCAACTGGCTGCTGGGCGCGCGTCCGGTGAAGGCCAACGGCACGGGCGGGCGCACGGACTGGCGCGGCACGCCGAATGAATTCGGCGATGCGTGGGATCATTTTGCGGTGAATTTCTGGTATCCGGACGGGGTGCATGCTTCGTTCGCATCGCATCAGCTGACCAGCAGCTTTTCCGACCTCTGCGTGCGCGTGTTCGGCATCCACGGATGCGCCGATACGCACTACGGCGGAACGATCCGGATCCTCGGGCGCAATGCCTGGATGGGTGCGGAAAAGGATGACACGTTCCGGGGCGGCGCGATTCAGAACGTGAAGGATTTCATCCAGTCGATCCGCGAGTCGAAGCCGATTTACAACTACGAGGTTTCGGTGGAGTCGAACCTCACGGGGATCCTTGGGCGGACGGCGGCATACAAGGAAGCCACGGTGACGTGGGAGGAAATGATGGCGGCGAACGAGAAGTGGGAAGCGCCGCCGCTGAAGCTGAACTGGTGAGCGCGGAGAAAGCTCCGCTGAGAAAGAGCGCGTATCCGGAGGATTGCCAGTCACCGATTCAATGAGGGGAACGGCGTCTGGATTCGGCGCCCGGCCGAGCAGGGAACAGCACCGGATTCCGCTGGCCAGACAGCGATTCCAACTGGAGGCGGCTCTCCGCGCGGTCTTCTGCCGCCCGCCGGAAGATTCGAAGAGAGGCTCGCTTTCGTAAGCGCTGGCTGGAATGAGCGCCGCTGAGACAGGAATGCACCGTCTGTCTTTCCTGCCGGGACGTCGGGAATACCTGCATGCCTGGCAGCACCGTTTGGCCGGAACGGGAAAGGGAGTTACTTCCCAGAACCGCAAGATTCCAGCCACCCCAGGACCAGGACGGACGCCAGAAGAATGCCCAGAATGCGTCCTCCGCGAACCGGGCCATGCCTGACGACAATTCCGAGTTGTTCGTCCCAGGATGTCTTTCCCTTACGAGTCAGAGTGGAATAGGAGGACATCAACGTGAAGAACGCCACGAGAGGAATTCCCAGTCCGAGGCCTTTTTTCGCAATGCTGGAGGCGCGGCGGAGGGCTCGGGCGAAGGAGAGGCGGCCGCCGCTCTGGTCGGACAGGCGAATATTGAACAGCCACTTTCCTGGCGTCGTGCCGATGGTAGAGAGGGACGCGGCTTCCAGCGGTATCCAGAACAGGACAGCCAGGAGTCCGGCAATGAAGAAGCCGGCATCCGCCTTGTTGCCTTCGGCAATGGCGAAAGCCGGGCCGAACACGAGTCCGAAAAGGAAATAATCAACGGTCCGCGCCCAGTATCGAAGCCATGGGCGCGGTGGATCCGGGGAGATGACGCCGGCTGCTGCGATCGGCTCTCGGCCGTATCCGCAGTCGCATGCCGTTGAACCCGGAGTATTGATGATGCCGCAAACGGGGCAGGTCCAGGGTGCAGGTCCGGCTTCTGATTCGGCAAATGCCGAGGAGACCTGCGCGCCAACCGCGCCTGTCGAAACTGTCTGAGTTGCCGCTGGCGCGGATCCGGAAGAGCCGCCATCGCCTCCTGTGCCGGTCATTTCGTTCCCGTTGGTGTTTCCCTGAGCGGCGCTGCCGGGGAACGGCCTTCCACAGTAAGGACAGAAACGTCCGGCAGACTGGCGGAGCTTTCCACAGAACGGGCAGTACATCCGGATCTTCTCTCTCCTCCCCTTTTTCGGCACCACGCGCCGCCGGGTTTACATCCATTTGCAAAAGGCGTGTTTTGACCGGGTCAATTTTCTCAATGCACATCGCCTGCAGAACCTGATTTTCTCCCGGCTATTCCGTCATCCCCGCTGCTACCCATGTGACCGGGTGGAAGGAAACACCGCGTCGGCGAGAGGGCTGGACCTGATGGGCATTCCCCGGCTGGGCATTCCCGGAGCCGTCATCCCGCGCGCCAGGCAAGGACGGTTGGTGAAGCCAAT
This DNA window, taken from Bryobacteraceae bacterium, encodes the following:
- a CDS encoding dehydrogenase, which translates into the protein MKARREFLKTASAGLLVVSPETAFTYQANSTVEVGIVGCGGRGNWIGPFFPEYAGARVVALADVQKANLESTAEKLKVDRSRAYLGPDAYARLAESKLDAVVIETPTIYHPEQGLAAVRAGKHVFMAKPVAVDVPGCRTVLESGDLARKKGLSFWVDFQSRARDVYKETVERVRRGDIGKPAFAEVHYFAGRPWKDKGTPEMDPGQRRILNWFGDRVLSGDIIVEQNIHVIDIANWLLGARPVKANGTGGRTDWRGTPNEFGDAWDHFAVNFWYPDGVHASFASHQLTSSFSDLCVRVFGIHGCADTHYGGTIRILGRNAWMGAEKDDTFRGGAIQNVKDFIQSIRESKPIYNYEVSVESNLTGILGRTAAYKEATVTWEEMMAANEKWEAPPLKLNW